Proteins encoded together in one Miscanthus floridulus cultivar M001 chromosome 16, ASM1932011v1, whole genome shotgun sequence window:
- the LOC136514053 gene encoding uncharacterized protein has translation MMDRSEWMYRIDRVNDLRYLFELRKFIAASKTHRERLKRMTTICPCSRCKNLKAHRDSEVQTHLIMYGFVEGYTVWTFHSERVGASGGASGVSSSTPTAPPVNKDPLGAPGSSSSSEAAAPADSDNSCRRDYIMVDELMQDMADEADDGGDGQDTMSQPEDVQLVEDLVKHFDEDDVVLGCPKWLENFRELKQAAVDPLYKDGGDCPKECTALRFNLHMLMLKARHGWSDTSFNELLSCLATTYPTANKVPANTYRAKKLIRPVAMKLRKFDACPNHCILYQGNEYENLTSYPHCGFSRYKKNAGCRVDAEDEGGLRGGRKKNKKGAKKSSAAKQISAQ, from the coding sequence atgatggataggtcggaatggatgtaccggattgatagagtgaatgatctacggtacctctttgaattaaggaagtttattgctgctaGTAAAAcgcaccgtgagagactgaagcggatgacaaccatatgtccatgttctcgttgcaagaacctgaaagcccaccgagacagcgaggtgcaaactcatttgatcatgtatggtttcgtcgagggctacacagtctggacatttcacagcgaaagagttggtgcaagtggcggtgcatctggagtgagctcttcgacgccgacagcaccaccggtgaataaagatcctttaggagcacccggctcctcatcatcttcagaaGCAGCAGCGCCAGCCgatagtgacaacagttgtcgtcgtgattacatcatggtggatgagctaatgcaagacatggccgacgaagccgacgacggtggggatggtcaggatactatgagccaacccgaggatgtgcagcttgttgaagatctagtcaaacacttcgatgaagacgacgttgtgttgggttgcccaaagtggttggagaatttcagagagttgaagcaggcggcagttgatcctctctataaggacggcggcgattgtccgaaggagtgcacggcactccgttttaacctccatatgttgatgttgaaggctcgtcatggttggtctgacactagcttcaatgagttgttaagctgccttgccaccacgtacccaacggctaacaaggtgcccgccaatacttatcgggccaagaagctgatccggccagtggcgatgaagcttagaaagtttgatgcatgccctaaccactgcatcctgtatcagggcaatgagtatgagaatttgacgagttatccgcactgcggctttagtcggtacaaaaaaaatgctggttgtcgcgtggatgcagaagacgagggaggcttgcggggtggtcgaaagaagaacaagaagggggcaaagaagagcagtgcggccaaacagatctcggctcagtag